The Acidithiobacillus ferrooxidans ATCC 23270 genomic interval TGCTGGTAAGGCATCCGCATCGGTCCGATCACCCCCAGCACTCCCACCACCTCCCCGTCGACGCTGTAAGGCGCCGACACCACGCTGCAATCACTGAGCGGCGCGTAGCCTGACTCCTCACCGATAAAGAGGCGCACTTCACTACCGCGCATACTCTCATCCAGCAAATGTACCAGATCCCGTTTCTGCCGCACGGCGGCCAGGAGTTCACGCAGGCGTTCGCTCCCCGCCAGTTCCGGCAGGTCCAGCCATTGGAATTCGCCTTCGATGAGCATGCGCTGCTGGTCTTCCTCCAGCATTTCCTCACCCAGCTCCATGGCGCTGCGCAGTATGCGATCCATCTCGTGGCGGGACTGCCGCAGATCCCGCTGCAGGTTATGGATGACATCCTGCAGTGGGCGACCGCCGTATGTGGCATTGAAGCAATTGGCCGCCTGAGCCAACTCCGCCGCCGCGAAGGGTTGCTCGGTGCGGATCAGGCGGTTCTCCACATCCCCCCTGTCGGTGACGAAGATGGCCAACACCTCACGCTCATGCAAGGCGATGAAGTCCACATGCCGCAAAATGCGGGTTGCCCGCCGCGGCACCCGCACAAAGCCCGCCATATGCGTCAGTTCAGAAAGGATACCGGTGGCGGCGTGCAGCACCTGTTCCGCATCCGGAGCGCGAAAACCGATGCGATGGATGAGCAGGCGGTTGGATTCCGCCGACAGCGGCACCACCCGCAGCAGTGCATCGACAAAAAAACGATAGCCGACATGGGTAGGAATGCGCCCGGCGGAAGTGTGGGGGGAGATCAGGTAGCCCTCGTCCTCCAGGTCCGCCATGACATTACGTACCGTGGCGGGACTGATGTTGAGGCCAGCATCACGGGCCAACTGGCGACTGCCGACCGGCACACCTTTGGCGATATGCTGTTCGATGAGGGATTTGAGCAGGTGACGGGCACGTTCATCCATGGCCGTCTACCACCCCTGCCAACATGCGCAGCGCGGCTCACCCCGTGCAATGGGTGAAGACAGCGGCTGCATGGCGCAGATAAAGAAATAAAACATGGCGGGAGAAATCATCCTTGGCACTCAACCATCATGAGTGCTAGTAATTTAGCAAAAAATGATGGCGGAGCAAAGGAATAGTCCGGCCCCTCCCGAAGATTCAGGGCAGACCACCGGGAGGCAGACCGATAAAAGGTGTTACTTGATCTTGTCTTCCCGGTACATGACATGCTTCCGGACCTTGGGATCGAACTTCTTCATTTCCAGCTTATCGGGCGTGGTCTTCTTGTTCTTGGTAGTGGTGTAGAAATGACCGGTACCGGCCGTGGAAACGAGCTTAATCTTGTCACGCATGATTCATTCCTCAGATCTTTTCGCCGGCGGCGCGCAGGTCAGCCAGAACGACGTCAATTCCTTTCTTGTCAATGGTACGGATACCCTTGGTGCTTACCCGCATACGCACCCAGCGGTTCTCGCTCTCCACCCAGAAACGGTGGTACTGCAGATTGGGCAGAAAACGGCGGCGGGTCTTGTTGTGGGCGTGGGAAACATTATTCCCCGCCATGGGCTTCTTGCCCGTCACCTTGCATACTCTGGACATCGGTTAATCTCCCTGAAAAAAGGCGCTCTTTATACCATAGATGAAAGCGACCTGCCAGTAGTCGCGGTGGCATTGCCTGCAAAGCTCATCCCCTGTAATTTATCCGCACCATGAAACGACGCATACTGATCACCAGCGCCCTCCCCTACGCCAACGGCCCCATCCATCTCGGGCATCTGGTGGAGTACACCCAAACCGACATCTGGGCCCGCTATCAGCGCCTGCGGGGCCACGACTGCGTCTATGTCTGCGCCGATGATGCCCATGGCACGCCGATCATGCTCCGTGCCCAGAGCGAGGGCATCACGCCAGAAGAACTCATCACCCGCATGCACGGCGATCATCTGCGCGACTTTACCGGCTTCGGCATTCGGTTCGATCTGTATCACAGCACCCACTCGCCGGAAAACTTTGAAATTTCTCAGAGTATCTATCGTGCCCTGCGGGCGGCGGATTACATCAACGTCCGCGAAATCGAACAGGCCTACGATCCCGTCGCCGGCATTTTCCTGCCCGACCGCTTCATTCGCGGCACTTGCCCGCGCTGCGGCGCAGCGGATCAGTATGGGGATAGCTGCGAGGTCTGCGGCGCCACCTACAGCCCCACCGACCTTATCAACCCTGTTTCCGCGGTCTCCGGCGCCGTACCCGAGCGCCGCAACTCGGAGCACTACTTTTTTCAGCTCGGGGATTTCAGCGACTTCCTCCGGCGGTGGATTCACAGTGGTACCTTGCAGGAAGAAGTCGCCCACAAGCTGGATGAATGGTTCAGCATCGGCCTATCCGACTGGGACATCAGCCGCGACGCCCCCTACTTCGGCATTCCCATTCCCGACGCGCCGGGCAAATTCTTTTACGTCTGGCTGGATGCATTACCCGGCTACATGGCCGCCACCCAGCACTGGTGCGCGGCCCACGGCCGCAATTTGG includes:
- the hrcA gene encoding heat-inducible transcriptional repressor HrcA, with translation MDERARHLLKSLIEQHIAKGVPVGSRQLARDAGLNISPATVRNVMADLEDEGYLISPHTSAGRIPTHVGYRFFVDALLRVVPLSAESNRLLIHRIGFRAPDAEQVLHAATGILSELTHMAGFVRVPRRATRILRHVDFIALHEREVLAIFVTDRGDVENRLIRTEQPFAAAELAQAANCFNATYGGRPLQDVIHNLQRDLRQSRHEMDRILRSAMELGEEMLEEDQQRMLIEGEFQWLDLPELAGSERLRELLAAVRQKRDLVHLLDESMRGSEVRLFIGEESGYAPLSDCSVVSAPYSVDGEVVGVLGVIGPMRMPYQQIIPLVDGTAQLLGRALSQSG
- the rpmG gene encoding 50S ribosomal protein L33 encodes the protein MRDKIKLVSTAGTGHFYTTTKNKKTTPDKLEMKKFDPKVRKHVMYREDKIK
- the rpmB gene encoding 50S ribosomal protein L28, which translates into the protein MSRVCKVTGKKPMAGNNVSHAHNKTRRRFLPNLQYHRFWVESENRWVRMRVSTKGIRTIDKKGIDVVLADLRAAGEKI